Below is a genomic region from Thunnus albacares chromosome 4, fThuAlb1.1, whole genome shotgun sequence.
AGCGACTGTCTCCAGGGGGAGATAACCTGTCCTGGGACACCAGAGACCCATTGAGCAGCTAAGCAGTGTGGGCATCGCTCACATCAAAGCTTTCTACTTTCTAAATACAGGGCGATCTTGTGTCTTCCTTTGAGACAGCAGAATGCATCCCAAATACAAAGTGTGAGCAAGTGAGTATGGAATGCTCGCTATCCAAAACGCTTCAAAgccaaactgaaaaacaaactctgaaatCAAGCTACTTTACATGGCAAAGTCCATTTGAGGAGTCAATAaataacatgttgtttttacagagaGCTATGAAAGAATTGCgtgagaaatattttttaaattcatatataaaaaaaagatatgctTTGTTAGTAAGGATCTAAAACTAATAGACTTTTTGAAAAATCACAATctcaaagtacatttactaGCTGTTCAGTAGCTTTCGATCATACCCAAAAGTCTTATGGTGCTCTGCATTTCCAGTAGTTTCCCTAACATGTCGAAATATTCATTTGAAACgctcaaaaaaaatgaaaatctaaaCATCTACTTCTCGGTGACAACTTGGATCTGCTGATCAACATCATGTGgtatgattgaaagctccagaacagcttctaCATGGACCTTAAGGTGAGACTGTTTtgttgactgttgtttcaaagtcaagactgaaatgaaaccaaattTTAGAGAAATGTTTTGACTTGAAAATTTCGGTCCTCCATTTCTTCTCAGTCTATTGAACATGATCTAGCTAGCAAAAGTCCAAGAGTTCAATACAATATTTGTTTATCAGCAATAAAGGAAAAGTGCAGTTATTTATAATTTGTACAATAACCTGCAAGACGTACTACACAAGCCTTAAATACACTCATATTCTCTGTGCAATGTTGGGCCAGACCTCTCCCCAGAGATATAAACCTCAAGCCTGAGAAACTAGGGTCATGAGTTCCACTTCCTGTATAGGAGCTAATAATAGCGAGTTCACCCAAAGAGGCAACTCAAGGCTTTTGTTTGGAAAGCAGCTTTTCAAGTGTGTTGTTTTCCACTGAATCAACATCAGCTCTGATTCTCTCCATCTGCCTCTACCTCCACAGACGAGGTGTGCGGGCGAGCACACATGGCTGTAAACACATGCATGGATGCATAAgcatgcacgcgcacacacacacactccattaACATTGTCAAAAGCAACCCTGTTTGAAGTTCAGTGGGCAGAGATATTGTGGCTGTCACCAAAGAAACACAGCATAACACATTCAGCAGCGTCTCTAACAGAGCCCACAGTATAAACAGAAAGCAGTTAGTGTGAAGATGTCAGGCCTCAAGAGGACGAGGGGAGTCCACTCTCTGTGCCTCTTACCTCTGAACTTCTTTGGAGGGTTGTTGAGGTCCCCTGCATCAGGCTGGACGACGCAGCGGTCGTCCACCAAGCTGTggatataaatacaaaataacattgTTAATCACACGCACGTGTAGTACACACACCCCTGGTAACCAGTCAAACTGTGTTCTATGtttcatatacagtacctgTGATTTTTGATTAGTGTGTGTAGACAATATTTTTGCATGCttgtatattatgtattattttatgatgatgatgtaacacTGTAAGTAGGGCTGCaagtaattattttcattatttattccaAAGATTTAGttgatttacagaaaattaatctgcaataattctgataatcagttaattgtatCATTTTTTTAGCGAAAACACCAAAAGAATCagttggttccagcttctcaaatgggaATATTTGGTGGTTTTCTTAATCTTCTATGATATTAAAATGAGTATCTTccagttttggactgttggtgagacaaaacaagatactGGGCTCTAAGAGACTGTCACATTTCTtacaattttctgtcaatttaaagagaaaatgatgaactgatcaattgaggaaaaaaactttggcagatcaatcaataatgaaatgtTATCTGAAGCCAAATGCATACAGTatagtttccagatttttatgatacagtagagctgcaaataattattattttgataCAGATTAATCCCTGAATTATTTTTTAGTTAGTTGATGAATCATTCAATCTGCTGAATATGACAAATCCCAAAATCCAATGGTTATTTATAGTAATTTGCAATATCATCCCTGTGTCTTTTTCACGTGACGTATGATGGTTTGGGTTTGTGCTAAACATAGTAGTGGGCAAAACTACTCACAACAAAACCGTCTGCTTATACACTGAGTCTTTCCTGTTTTCATTGACAGCTCACATGTAGTTGCAGCTTGTTTACTCTCTCGCTCCacacaataatgaaataattgagGGTTAGATGACCTGTGGGCAGGCTGGAATTTCTGGTGACAAATTTAGCTTTTACTGGCTTAGAATAACACTTGTCTGGACACAGGCCAAATCCCACATCCATTTGAGGCCTTTTTCCCGGAGAATGTCTACAGTTGTCCAAACAGACCTGTCTACTTCTCCAGTCTGTACACCTCAAGGAACAAGGCTGCAGACTTTGAtacagagtgagaaaatatcCGGAGAGAGTTAAGGAGAAATGATTCAGTACGCGTGTGCTTTCAATGCATGCGTGGATGATGATGCACATAACTTGCTAATCCCTCTCAGAGTGCTCAGTGAGCAACCCAAGCGTAATAGCTACctttaaacaaaacagagagGTCCTGCTGCAATCTCACCGTGcaaagcagcattttaacatttctaacCTTTTAATTTGCTCACAgacccttctctctctctcccgttACCAAACATTAGCTGGGAATGCTGCTCAGCTGGAGGACTCAAAAAGTTTTCTCTCTTCTCAGTATGCTTTCTTCTGCAGGGCAGATGATCTGGAGAATGCTGCTGAGTTGGTGGTTATGCGTGGAGAAGATGGCTCCAGGCCAAAGCTGTCATGACACTTTTGTAAATACAGTACGTGCGCActtgtatgtgtgagtgtgtttgtgtgtacgtggGAAGCGCTGGAACTCTGGAAAAGGCCACAATGTCTCTATAGTGATTCAGTCTTTGCTGTAGGTCATTCCATTTTTCATGAGCGTTGGGGGGGGGTCCTGGAAACTGAGCTGATAATCCTGATACTGATGCTAGACACTACAGAATGGTACCTGCAAAACATCCGTACAAGATGCCTCTTACTGCACTTTTTTACGTTCAGCTCTAAAGAGGAAGGTTACATGCAACAAGTGTGATTcattattgcatattttaatgatattttaagGGCAATGGATCCAATCACTTGTCCATTCTGCAGCCCCTACTGATAAGAGTACATGATCAATAAACTCTTTCAGAAAATCAGCCCTGGTTTTATTGTGGGCTAAATGTGAGGTAGAATTGATGGAGGAAGACAGAGTAATATTGCTGAGATTGTGTGGGTGAATGAGTAGCTTGTAAATAGAGTTTTACTATTAGCGTTGAGTATTTTACACAACACCACCTCAGcgtttcctcctctgtctctgctccCTCTAACCCCTGCTCCTGCCacagacacaacacaaacactttatCATTAAGTGTGCATTCGCCGCCCCTATATTTCCTTTTCTCCCAGCACTATCAGCGGTGGGGTCAGTTGTGGCCAGTGCACCACTTCAAAGGCCTCCCACTGTTATCACAGCTTTGTTCTGTGGGATAAACTGCAAAATTACATCCATTTATCTTTTCTTTACAACATACTCCCATTCTGTTACTGACTGTGGGAACTGATGCCTCAAACGGATGTCTCAAACACAGACTAAAACGTAAAATGCTCTTTCTGATGGCACCGAAATGTGTGTCTCCCTAAATCGAActttctaaaaaaaagaaaaaaagaaaaggttgcCAATGCTAGAGTGATTTCATTCATTCCAAACATGGCTCAGCTTGCGGAGGAACAGGAGTGTGAAAGCAGGGCCCACACACATAATGTTCGGCCAGTGAGATGGACATACCCCAAGGTGCTGATGAAACCATTGGTGGAACCCTCTGCATACAGGGAGCAGATGTCCCCAATGTGTAGGAAGCTGGACATCTTATCCGACATGTTTGACACCTACAGCAgagcaaaaaagtaaaaatgagtAGAGAATCTTGACTTAACACATTGTGTTctgaatatttgaaatgttaGCATCACTATACTctaaaaagcagcagaaacatccctgttttctgttctgtcatGTTCATATTTCTAACTTTTATGATAATAATCTCAATTTGCATGTATCCATCTTCAACACTATTAATAGATTCCCATAGTTAATGCCTTCATCAGTGAATTCCAGCTTACATTTGCAGTATGATAATGGCAATGCACTCTCAATATCAGATAATGTAGCTTCAGGGTTCCCAGTTAGGTGGcagtgcacttttttttaagaGGAGAGGGTTCCCTGAGAGGCCACTACACTGATACCACTGTCTGCCTTTATGGATTTGCATAGACGCTACAGGAAAAATTCTGTTTCATGTTACTGTAACCTGTGGATCGTGTTGGTGACTGAAAGCTGAATAGTTAATGATTAGGAGCAGCAACAGCTAACAGGAAGCTTAAGGCACCTGCATGCAACAGGTCATTATTGCAGGTCCACTTCACTCAGGTTATCTGCCTGTTTTTGAAGCGCTGCTCTCTAACTGAGGTCGACAAATCATGACAAAGTAGACAAATAACGGTGGCTGTAAGTGACTATAAACCTAAACTATCACAGCCAAAGTGCTCATCTTCCTAATgtgaccacaaacacacatgaaacatgagAAAACGCGCGTTAATGGTAGTAGACTGTATCCGCAATCACACAGTTTCACAGCAGTCcgaaattattattattatatatcgGTGTCAGGCTGATTTAAGTCACCACACTGTGTTCACCACAAGCACTGGCCTTGTTGAGCTGTGAGCAATTTGTTAGCCATTTATGGAGAGCGAACTGAATCTTTTCTCTCTCCGCAGCGAGAAGATAAAGATAGGAAGAGAAGATGGTAAACTGTACAACTTGTGCGCTCAACTTTACCTCGGTTGTGGTAAACGCTCGGATGTTCAGCTCTCCCTGGACCAGCTACGACAACATGACTGTGGCTTTGCCCTCCACCGGCCGATGCTGAGATCCAGCCGTCAGCGACTGTAAtaatccagtttttttttttgtttttttatgacagcTCTATCACCTTTCCGCGCCTGGCTGTGGGTTCTTACCGGGGTTGTGTTCACTGAGGCAGGCTGCACACTGGCTGGCTGAGCTGCTGCCTGGCTCACTGCCACTTCTTCTCAAACGGCCGTAGTGTTGATATCTGGGAAATGATGTCCAAATCCATGTGGTCGCATCCTTCCACAGGGGAAATCCAAACTGTAGTATATCTCCCAATGTGGCGCCTTGATTTATAATGTGGTGCGCAAAAAAAGTCTCTTATCTGAATATTCTGTCAAACAACACTTTTATAGGTTTTGATTGATATTTGGAgtggtattttttaaataaggCTGCCTTTTTAATCAACATTAATCTCACTGTCATCTACTGTATTTACAAGCTTAATCATTAGTTTAAAATGTTCGTGGCAGATAATAGATATACTCACTCCGCGCAGGAAAGAGTTACTTTTGTGACATCGCAGCCAGCTGACTGACCACGTGACTTTGCGGAAgtaaaaaatatcaacaatatGAGCAGACCTTGAGCCGTGTCTTGCGAAAATGTTGCGCTGTCTGGCTTTGTTGTTCATTTTTGGCTGCGTGAACAAAGTGTTGTGTTCATACGGGGCTCAGTCGGAACCCGCTGCCCCGCAGGGAGCAGCGGGCTGCGGCTGCGAGAAGCTGAAGAGAACCGCTGCTGTGGACGGTGCGGTGGAGCAGACAGCATCCGTACACACAGACGCAGCTGTTAAATACTCCAGAGGCGCGAATGAGAGGCTGTCTGAGGCTCAGGAAAATGAGAGGGAATTACAAAGTCAGGTAATCTATCACTGCTCTTCAGTTTGGGTGTATAATCAGTAAAAAATCAGGTGGTGCAGTGTTTGATTGGAATAAAAGACTACCACTTCCTGGGCCAAactgttgtagtagaagactGCATGTTGTTGGCAATGCAGGGATATTAGTGGACTATAATCTGAGCTCCCTCTCTTCGTGCCCATTAATAGATCCCAAACTAATATGTCTGAGGCTTTTACTCCCAGATGATCCTGAGAAAGGACAATGTGCTTTATACTCTGTGTTTACACCGTGTCTCCCTTAATAAGCTCCACCAAATCAGATGGTTATAATGGTTTAGGTTATAGACCGTTAAGGTCATGGGTAGGGTTTGCCTATCCCAGTGAGGAAGGCAAGATTTTCTGTTTAAGACTGTGTGGAAAAGCTCAGGTAATTTTCATGcacaatacaaaatacattcaGAGAGGCGCCTTCTGGTACCGCATTGTAAGACAATTtgaagggaaaataaaaaaacatataaagaagaattaaataaagaagaacAGGGCTGTTGTGTATTTTCAGCTGTGTACATATGACCATTGACTTCTGCATGATCTGTGCATTTAAATAGCACTTAGGCTATATGCAAGCAACTCAGTGTCAATCTCATGATTATGTTCAGTCTTAAGTTGTCTCTTTATTTGGTGTATTTactcattatcatttttttaatgtgtatgtAACATGATTGCATAACAACATTGTGTGTCTTTGACTTCTGGAGCAGGTATTGTGCAGTCTAGTGGTCAAATAACTGTCAAAACTATCTTTGCGCTTAGATGAGATTAAGTTTCCAGCCTTTTTAAAGACTCTTAATCCTTTTAATTCTGTAACCTCcttcttcaaacttcaaacagATTCAAAGGACCGTTTGCCTGTTTGTAATAAGgagattaaaatgatttttaaaaagtttatttcttGCGTGCAGATGGTGCTGATTTCTGGAGGAGAGTTCCTGATGGGAACAGACAACCCAGGCATCCCTCCAGATGGCGAGGGCCCTCAGAGGCCGGTCCATTTGGACTCCTTCTACATGGACATCCAGGAAGTAACTAACCGACAGTTCCAGAGGTTCGTCAAGGCCACAGACTACGTTACTGAGGTATTAGTTAATGACTGTATGTTAACAATTGATGCAAAAGCTTTATTGTTGGATTGATTGGAAATTAATTGAATAAATcaaaagtttttatttaatgttgcTCCTAAAGTTTTTATCTCTGTGCTTATAGGCAGAGAAATTTGGAGACTCATTTGTCTTCGAGGGAATTTTGAGTGAGACTGTCAAAAGCCAAATCACCCAAGCAGTAAGTATATTTGTTCAGCAAATCTCACACATCTCCAACTTACCTGCACAACTCACTTTCTCTTATGTTACAAAAGTATGAAATATTGTTAGTGCCACGATTGTTAGTCAGCCCAGAATCAGCCCTTGTTTTAAAACTTGTGTACACCTAATATGAAGAGAGTCCGACAAAACTGATGGCCCGGGGCCAGTAAAAGTTAATGCAGGGCACATTGATTGgccaacagccaatcagagtcatGGGTAAGTCCCTTTTAAACACAGCCTTTTCTGCCCTGGCAACATTCATCCATCATACTCATTGTCATACTTACCAGTACTCGAAAAGAATGTCTGCAAAAGAAACATATGAGGCTATGAAAAGAAAGAGGGCCTTTCTACTTTTGTGGAAGCAACAATACTCCTTGGTGGAAAATAGCGACTGTGGAACTATGTTTTATACAGTTTGCTGGCGAAAAACTGACAAGGCTGCTCTTCATTAGCCTGAAGGCTCTAGACATGTACAGTTCAACTCCATGTCTGGAGTGGACAGGTGGCTCGTGGACGCAAACAGAAGGAGATCGGAGTGAACACGTGCACACAAAGAAATGTCATtatgttctttctctcactttgcCATCTTAACAAGTAGATTTCTGCAGATCTGGCAGCATCGTCTTAGTTATTAAAACAAGAGTGTATGATCAAGGTCATGCATACTCACTGAAATATTATTATCGTAAATTGTGTTCTCTTCTCCCTATGTACTCCATACTTTCTGGctttacacaaaatatggagaaacctacatttatacaccattcatttactgatcTGATATGTgcctaattttatattttgcatatttgtgtaatatatcaacattacatatccataactaaaggaaaacaaccaaatcaATACCATCAATACAATGAATAAATCAGCAAACGTAtggaaaaaaagttattttcatttttggctGCTGGGCCAGTAAAAGTCTGATCTACTGGCCAGTTGGgccagtggggaaaaaatattatgttggacactgacacacacacgaTGGCACATACGGtacacacaccacaccacacacaaCCATGTAATCGCTCACAGATAGACACAAACTCTTtgtggttgccatggaaactcTGAGCATTCGGGGACAGGGGGAGAAGTTCACACGCTTTGTTTTTCAAGTTAGGCAGACTATGTTTGCtatgataattttttttaattgcaaaaCTAAAGTAAAGtttaaagtagttaaaataaattacatattCCTATGTCAACAAtttaatacagtatgtgcatgcaAGATGTATTTAGAGATAAATTAAATAGAGGGAAGATATGACAAAAATGCCTACAAATCATGTGGTGTAATGCTTTTATAGAACAAGAAGAAAGAGTTGAATGAGAAGGGCCTGTAtccttttgtgtcttttgtgtcaTGTTCACATATTATTTTGATGTTCCTCCCACCATGATATATTTGAAAATCTTTAGAGTAATATATTTGCACTGAGCCTTTATCTAGAAAACCTACAGAGCACTAGCCTCATGGTGCACATATGTTTGGCTTTAGATAGACATGAAGACATATACTACCGTTATTTAAGAGTCTTGAGAATGTTCACCGATTGGCTGTAAAAGGCCTGAGCGCAGCAGGCGTCCTGTAGACGAAAGCCAGACAGCAGGGAATTTACTCCTTCATCTCAGCTGTCATGTGCAGCCTGATCATGTGGCTGAGAAGGTGCTGTGTACCTATGAGTACAGTAATACTGGAAACCATTAGTGCCCTTCAATTCTGTAATGACTGGTCAGATAAAATGACTGTTCATGATGAACCTTGAAGTATTCTGATATCAATCATTACAGTTTTTTAGATTCTAATAAAAAGAATACCGTTCAGTATATGTCACTGAAATTAATCAGAAATTCTACAATATGCTTCAGTAGACTTTATTTTCTAAACTGAAGTAATCCCAGTAATGCAATACAAAACCAACATGTAAGTATATATTCACTATACATACATGTAAAGGATATCTACAGATAGCATTTGGCCACAAGTTCTCATACAAGTCACACCTTATGTCCTCCTTATGTCCTTATATCCTTTCCTCACCTGGCACAAGTCTTTCATAGAGTTCCTCCAAGAAGGAAATGAGGCGCTCAGTGTTGGCCCATGTAggaaattacatatttttatttttcaattatgTTAGATGTAGATGTAGCAGCATGTAGCAATCTGCAGTctaatttacagtaattttgTGCTATGTAAggtttgtaaatgtaaatttaatcatgtaaaaaatactATATGCAAAATGGACTGTAAATACACAGAGTTTTGGTGTGGTGgtgtttgagtgagaaaatGATTTATGAAATTTGAAAGATGTTGTCACTGAATGCATTTTGTGTAATCCACAGTTTTGTTCACATTGTCGTTGTGCTGACTGTGTGAACAGAAAAAGTGAACTCGGTATTGAGAAATGCAGtgtcaatttaaaaataaaaaaatgtaaccaTCATTTCCATCACTTTGTTATTAGGTGGCtgctgccccctggtggctgccAGTCAAAGGGGCCAACTGGAGGCACCCTGAGGGTCCAGACTCCAACATCACAGACAAGTGAGAAGATGCTCCACAGCTAGAAACTCCATAATATTTTAAAGagtacccttttttttttttttaagtctttcaatgttaaatattgatattcctttatttcttttaattattttctgacagttaTATGTTATGGCAAAAGTAAACAATGATAAACCAAAAATAAGCTCAGTAATTAAGTTAAAACCTGTTTATTGTAGGCTGGACCATCCTGTTCTACATGTGTCCTGGGCAGATGCTGTCGCCTACTGCTCCTGGGCTAACAAGAGACTTCCTACAGAGGCTGAATGGGAGTACGCCTGCAGGGGGGGCCTGAAAGACAGGTAGGATATTAACTCATTATGTGACTATAATACGCACCagtgtgcttgtgtatgtgttgagCTCTTCATATGCTATGTCTTTATCTTTGCATTGTCAATTTCCTGATATACTCCTCCTGCATGTAGACTTTACCCCTGGGGAAACCGGTTGAACCCAAAAGGACAACACTATGCCAACCTCTGGCAGGGGGATTTCCCCAACCATAACTCTGGGGAAGATGGATACATTAAAACCTCACCggtaagagacagagagaaagagatgccACAGTATGGGTGTGTTAAAGATGCGTCATATTTTGGGTTAGGGAGGAGGAAGGGTGTCTGTGCTTATGAACCATTGCTACAAAAGTAAAACCTGATTTATAATTGACTTACTGCCTTTAGAATCTACAGGAAATGAAAGGTGCTGGAAATGAGAACTCATAGCTCACAGCTTCCCGAGATCAAATGAATAACTATTAGATGATATTAATCTAATCTCATTCTCCACAAGGGGGGCCTTTAAAGCCCCAATTTAAGAAGTATAAATCATGAATGCGCAGTATGCTCTCAAATTCTTTAAGGGTATGAGCTGCTAGAGGAAAATAATATTTCTATCTTTCTGATCCCACAAGCTGAAATACAGGTATATTTATCATGAAACATGCAACatgtttggttttattgtttttcaatATATCAGCAGCTTGAGACTGGAAATAGCTTCAGTGGCATCTTGGCAatagaaaagaaacacagattGAACTACCTGTAAATCCAGATTGCATACTAAAtgatgtgtatttgtgagtCACTGTTGAACATAGTTAATTCTGGTCAACATACCACACATACCACATCCTCATACACACAGCAATAGGCTTTACATTTTATCAACGGTGTTTCTGATGGTTCATCCTGGTAAGATGTATTATTATTGCTCTCCCTACCCTGCAGGTGATGTCCTTTCCCGCCAATGGTTTTGGTCTGTATGACATGGTGGGGAATGCATGGGAGTGGACCTCAGACTGGTGGACTGTGCATCACACCACAGAGCAGCAAGACAACCCAGTAATAACCCATTACCACTAAGCTTTTGGCTCTGATTGCCAAGAGTTTTcgaggttttgttttttttaatatctccTCATTATTACCTTTTTCAGAAAGGTCCTTCTTCAGGCACAGACAAGGTGAAGAAGGGAGGGTCATACATGTGCCACAAGGTAAAGAATACAaccacttcatcattttatgcTAAATATTCTCTATAGATTTAACCAAAAGATCAAGTTCAATGTCTAGattgtgaaatgtgaaattattAACACCAGTCTGAATGCTTCATGACATATTTGAACTATTAAAATAGCCTCCCAGGTGGCTAGATTTTGTGGGCATTGAGGTCTTTTCTTTTTAGATTAGTGAAAGCAAAATATCTCTGGCTGGAGGTGCAAACCTGTTTTATAGCAAGTATTGAATCTAGTCTACAACAGTGCTGACATAATGATTTGTAAAGAAGTAGGGGAGCTCAACTC
It encodes:
- the sumf1 gene encoding formylglycine-generating enzyme — translated: MLRCLALLFIFGCVNKVLCSYGAQSEPAAPQGAAGCGCEKLKRTAAVDGAVEQTASVHTDAAVKYSRGANERLSEAQENERELQSQMVLISGGEFLMGTDNPGIPPDGEGPQRPVHLDSFYMDIQEVTNRQFQRFVKATDYVTEAEKFGDSFVFEGILSETVKSQITQAVAAAPWWLPVKGANWRHPEGPDSNITDKLDHPVLHVSWADAVAYCSWANKRLPTEAEWEYACRGGLKDRLYPWGNRLNPKGQHYANLWQGDFPNHNSGEDGYIKTSPVMSFPANGFGLYDMVGNAWEWTSDWWTVHHTTEQQDNPKGPSSGTDKVKKGGSYMCHKSYCYRYRCAARSQNTPDSSASNLGFRCVSQEQQ